Part of the Candoia aspera isolate rCanAsp1 chromosome 1, rCanAsp1.hap2, whole genome shotgun sequence genome, taagagccttgtgtggtgcagagtggtaggtggcagtactgcaacccaaactctccccacgactggagttcaatcccagcagaagctggattctcgggtagccggctcaggtcgactcagccttccgtccttccgaggtcagtcagatgagtacccagcttgctggggaaggtggcgactggggaaggcaatggcaagccaccccgctacagtctgccacgaaagcggcatccccccaaagggtcagacatgactcggtacttgcacaggggacctttcaccttttcaattGTTTAGTAAGAATCTAGAACAATTTGAATTTGAAAGGTTTTACACATTACAAGTGGATTAAGCTATGCTATACAATATTCTAAATCCAAAAGTACTAGATTACAAGATACTTTCACAACTGGGTCTACAAATAGTCAATTTTGCTTAAATATGGGATTGTTTGAGCAGCATTCAATGTCTGGacagagagaaagacaggaaCTAAAACAATGCAATGTTTTAATGAGGGAAAAGGTCAGGCATTTTATAAataagtatgtatatatgtagctAAGGACTAGTCAGATAGAAATGGGCGGGCAGGCAACACAAAAGCTTGGCATCCCAATTAGGTATCTGGAGACTTGCCATAGTAACCTTAAATGATTTTTAAGAAGTAATGCTCATGCATAAACCTAAAAAGATACtttgaaattactttttaaaaagttgtggaaTAGAAAGAATGAACATTTAATGTACAAACTAACCTTATCATCCAGTATAACTCTTGTACCCCCATACTCAGGTAGTAGAACCTTCTCACCAACTTTTACACTAACTGGTTGAGTGTTTCCATCCTAAAGGGAAAAATGATATGTAAACATCACAGTActctaaaaaatattttgtagtgataatacattttaaatacaaagttGCAAGATCAAATGAAAAAGAGTTCCAGAAGCATCCTTGTGTTTCTCATCTTGGGAGAGAAGTCTACTATAAACCAAACCCAGACCAATGAATTTCATTCTGAATCACCAAACACTGGCAGTTTTTAAGATGCTGAGAACATCTAAAGTTTTTAGATGCAAAGTGAACATTTTTGCATCTGAATACGTGTCTGCCCCACGAAGCTTGCTGATAATTGAAATATTGAAGGGCAACTAAGTAATAAACAACATCTTACAGGATATGAAAATCTTTAGGACAAGACTTTGAGTATCCCTGGGGTAGCCACAAGTATTGTTGCCTTGAGTGTACCACTCCCCTATGAGAAGTTACACAATTCATGTGGAGGCCACTTGTTATCAAATCAATGGCAGACTGGATAGAAATGCCTCTGTTAAaagagacatttttttaaaaaatgaattgtccTTGATCTTTATTAAAGTCAGTTTCCTACAGCCAAACATTTGGCTTTTCCTTCCTAGAACTGAATCAATCAACAGctcttttatctgtttatttatccaAGGGGAAGATGACAGGAGAGGCTCCTGCAGCAAATAGGCTGGGACCAGGTGTCACAATATTTTTCTCCAACTATCATTTGAACTACACACATTTCATATCTGAATTTGCTTAAATTTGTTTTACTTTCCTTCTTCCCCATTATTTTGATCTATACTAGGTACTTCATTATAAGCCCCTAGTATAAAAAGCAAATTGTCTTGAAGACTTTGGCtacaaaataatatatgaaataaGTGAGTCTAACACAGTCCTCTAGACAAGCAGCCTTCTTCTTTTACCCAGAAGGCTATAAAGGATGACTGAATAAAAGCAGAAGTCCCTTATACACTGGCATCATCCTATGGACCAAGTGCTTGTACAGGTAGATTTCTCTCAGTCACTTTAAGTCACACTCTCCTAAATCTGTATATCCAATATGACTTTGTAATTTGAAATACGTTTTGTTCGGTTCAATAAAACTTACAAATGAATTGTTCCATGGGAATTGACCAatatacagtgcattcggaaagtattcagacccccttcacttttttcaattttgttatgttgcaacctgatactacaatcgttcaaattcaatttttgtctcattaatctacactcagtaccccataatgacaaagtgaaaacagaattttagaaatgtctgtaaatttattttaaaaaacctgaaatatcacatgtatgcaagtattcagaccctttactcagtactttgttgaagcacctttggcagcaattacagcctcgaGTCTCTTTCAGTATGATGCGACAaactttgcacacctggattgggggattttctgccattcttttttGCAAATCCTCTCACGCTCAGTCAGGTTGGATGGGAACAGccggtggacagccattttcaggtctctccagagatgttcaatagggtttAAGTCAGGGCTCtggccactctaggacattcacagagttgcccctaagccattcctgtgttgtcctGGCTGTGTGCTCAGGATtgttgtcatgttggaaggtgaatCTTCGGCCCAGTATGAGGTCCTGAGCGCTGTAGAACAGGctttcattgaggatatctctgtacttttctccattcagctttccctcaaccctgaccagtctcccagtccctgctgctgaaaaacacccccacagcatgatactgccaccaccatgcttcactgttgggatggtattgggcaggtgatgagtggtgcctggtgtcctccagacataacgtttagaattgaggccaaacagttcaatcttggtttcatcagaccagagaatcttattcctcacagtctgagagtccttcagaTGCTTTTCTGCAAACTCCAAGcgggctttcatgtgttttgcaccGAAGAGAGGCTTCTGTCTAGcactctgccataaagcccaaatcggtggagggctgcagtgatggttgtccttctggaactttgtcccatctccacacaggatctctggagttcagtcagagtgaccatcgggttcttggtcacctctcttactaaggctcttctcccccgATTGCTCGGTTTGGCTGGGCaaccagctcttggaagagtcctggttgtgccaaacttcttccatttgagaattatggaggccactgtgctcttgggaaccttcagtgcagcagaaatttttttgtagccttccccagatctgtgccttgcaataatcctgtctctgagctctgcaggcagttcctctgacctcatggcttttgctctgatacagtatgcattgtcagctgtgaCACCTTCTATGGAGGTGTGTgcgcctttccaaatcatgtccaatcaatttaatttactaCAGGTGGACTCcaaggtgtagaaacagctcagcaacaatcaagagaaatgggaggcacctgagctaaatttcaagtgttgttcaagggtctgaatacttacgtacatgtgatatttcagtttttcctttttaataaatttacagacatttctaaaattctgttttcactttgtcattatggggtactgagtgtagattaatgagacaaaaaatgaatttgaacgattgtagtatcaggctgcaacataacattgaaaaaagtgaagggggtctgaatactttccgaatgcactgtagTCTTTTCCTTAATCAGATGGGGAAAAACCATAGTGAAAACTAAAGTAAGAAAAGGAGTACTCGGAtgatatataagtaataaaaatcATTATACAAAACAAggattttgtgttttatttaaaataaaataatgaatgaataaaatataaacaatatgaCTGCTAACTtgtgaaatattaaataaaaggcCACCACCATCTGGTGACAGTTACTATCATACTGTCAAAAGGTTTGAGGTAGAAGGTGAAACATGATTTTGCCTAGAGCATTAGAGTAACTCCCTTGAAaaattatgggaaaaaaatgtaataaagtgACTAAATTCCCATTTACCTTGCCTTTTGAGCCTGATCCAACTGCCACAACAGTGGCTTGAAGCACTTTTCCTTGAGATTTTTCTGGAATCATGATTCCTCCTTTAGTTACTGTCTCAGCTGCACATCTTTCAACCAGTACTCGgtcaaaaagaggaagaaattttTTAAATGCCTGCCCTGCCTgttaaaataaaaccagaaatcatgAAGCATTAACAAAAGTAATTTGCCACCTGAAATATATCCAAGGGATTGTATTGTTTGTGTAGAATATGAAATACATTAGGAGGAAGGAGCTCTGAAAAAAAGTGATGCTgaaattacaattcccatcatggTAATATGTCATATTCCCATACCAATTTCAGTTGAAATAGCATAATGgccaagttttttttctttttttacaccaTGTTAAATTCCCACTTCTACAATGAAGGACTTAAGCACAGAAACAAAGCCTCAAGACTATTCAAGTCATTATTTTATCTAGCAGTTGGTAGAGATATTTCTCATGGAATAAAAACCAACAGGAaggtttaaaaaataagataaatttaGTAAAAAGAATCTCAGTGTATATCCACCCTCATATGCAGATTTCTAATTGCAGAATACTGGAGGGAGGTGTCTTGTTCTCTCCAGCTCCCCCCGCATCTGATCCAGAGAATTCTCCAATCCTCTGGGGAGGGAAGAGCAGAGAGAGGGAGAACTTGATCTATGGCCACTCCATTGACAAATGGAAAGAACTGTGAGTTAATTGTAAAACACCTGAAGAAAATAATTAACTGCAAGAAAATGTAAGTTAACATTCAACAGCTTAAGCATGGTGAACTTTGGATTGGTATTTGTAAGGTTTGACTACTACAATATCAGTTAACTTTGGTGCATTTTTTTTACCTCTATAAAAGCTTTATTTGAGATGCATCAGATCAGTTAACTGCAGATTCATACTACCAGATGTGAATTATggtgcaataaatataaatagttaaGTATAAAACAAATTTACATGCCTAAATTGGCTACAagtaatgaattattttaaatagtaaccatttattttaattaagggGAAACAAAATAATGTAGAAAAGGAAGCTAGCCAATTTATGTGGGACCAATTTTTCTTCCAATACATTCTAGTTGGTTCTAGAGCTATCCAGATTGTGGCATGGACACTTTCAGAAGTTACTAGAAGGAAGGTTGGCTTAGCTAAATCCTCTAGAGGCCACTGTTGCGCCAGCAGAAGAAAACTGAGTGTCTCTCATATTGAAAAATATCCAGGGGATGCAAGTAACCGAAAATGGATATAATGCTTATAATCTCTTTTCTCCTCCAGCTTTTCAGTAAAGTTAGGAAAATGACTGTCCATAAGCACCAAATGCCTCCAAATATATCTCTTGGTGTCTACCAGAGAGAATCCTTCTTAGTATCTTAGTGTCCTATCCAACTGAACTTTCTAAAAACTGATCATCGGAGAGGGCTCAAAACTGTGCAACCTATGTGTTTTGAAGTAACATTTCTTTTGTATCAGAGATGAGAAAGGAAAGTGAACATGAATAAGACAGCAGCAAGGGAGATATTTTTTCACCAAAATATTTCCTGCCCAAAGGTCATGAAATTCTATTTCCCATAAAAACCAATTTCAGGTAGCACTTACAAATGTTCTTAAAGCaagccctcttcctcctctctccccattCTCTATGTCACTTGTTATGTCTTTTAAGTGGGTGGAACTAGTATGGCTTCCCTTTACAAAGCATGGGAACTGGCTCTGCTCAACAGAGGAATCTTGCACAACAAACCCTCTTACACAACTTTGTATTCCAAAATttcacagtattttaaaatttgtttataaaGTACTGTAACAACCACACACTCATTTGCCTGGCAATGTCCCCCTGAATCCAGTGGGACTCATTTTTACAGGAACTGGCTGCAGATGCACTATgcaaacatacatatttttaaatccaGTGTGAACAGAATACAGCTTTTAAGAGGCTGCCTTAATTTTAgcaaacaatattaaataaatggagaaaaaacaACTAGACTTACGATTGAATAATTAGCGTCACAGTATAATGCATAGTAATGTCCTTCCACTGAAAATAAACTTTGGCCAACTTATGTGTAAGAGAATTCCTTTGTTAGTACTAAAGTAGCATCCCACGTCTGCCTGCTAATCCTCAGTTACAGATATAATTATAGCGAATACTATTACGATTAGAGGTCTTAGTCATCAGCAAGAACAGGATTCGCTGAAAGACTCTTTCAGACAATACAGGAAGACGACGAAGACACGTGCTAAATCTTTCCTCCGTACAGCCTCCCAAATATTTCGGACTCAAAGTCTCCCCATTCCTGCATTATTGCTGTCTTAAGTCAAACCAAAGACTTCTGTACTGAGCATCACTTAGTATCCAGCTAAAGGATTCTGAAGAACCCACACGGCAGGAATACGATAACCTTCCGGTGTCCTTTACCCTTAGGCAGAAGTCTACTGAAATCACAGTGGACAGAAGACGGTGGAGCTCAGGGAGACCCGTATCATGGAGGCCAAAAGGTTCTCAAGCCTGCGCCTCCCActttcccaaagaaaaagaagggacacCCCAAACACAAACAGAAATGAAGCGCGGTGGTTAATCCCCGCTTCCCGCTCTATGGGAGACAAAGGACTGGACGGCAGAAGCCCACCAGTTACTCACCATGGTGGGTGCCTCTAATCTTTTCTTTCTCGGGTTCCTGCCGCAGCCCCGCACGCACTCCCTCTGCTCTCGCGGGCAACCCACACGTGAAAGGGTCACGAACTGCGCATGCGCCAGCCACACCCACTCCAGAGGAAAACTGCTTCCTGTGCCCTCAGATGGGGAACTCTTTAGCTTGCCTTTCAAACGTTGTTTTGAACTT contains:
- the LOC134507401 gene encoding 10 kDa heat shock protein, mitochondrial isoform X2; this encodes MRAGQAFKKFLPLFDRVLVERCAAETVTKGGIMIPEKSQGKVLQATVVAVGSGSKGKDGNTQPVSVKVGEKVLLPEYGGTRVILDDKDYFIFRDGDILGKYLE
- the LOC134507401 gene encoding 10 kDa heat shock protein, mitochondrial isoform X3, coding for MAGQAFKKFLPLFDRVLVERCAAETVTKGGIMIPEKSQGKVLQATVVAVGSGSKGKDGNTQPVSVKVGEKVLLPEYGGTRVILDDKDYFIFRDGDILGKYLE